Below is a genomic region from Polyangiaceae bacterium.
GCACGGGGTTCGCGCCCGCATGTCGAAGACGACGACGAGGAAGCCATCATGAAGATCAGGCCGCTACACGACCGCATTGTGGTCAAGCGTCTCGAGAGCGAGAACCGGACGAAGGGCGGAATCATCATTCCGGATTCGGCCAAAGAGAAGCCGATTGAGGGGCGCGTGGTCGCCGTGGGCAACGGCAAGCTTCTGAAGGACGGCAAGCTCCGTCCGCTCGACGTTGCCGTCGGCGATGTCGTCCTGTTTGGCAAGTACGCTGGAAACGAAGTGAAGCTCGACGGCGAAGCCTTCGTTCTCCTTCGCGAAGACGACCTGTTGGCAGTCACCGAGCCCGCGAAACCCGCGAGCTGACGTTGGATCGACGTTGCCGCTCGAGCGAGCGCTGAGACCGCTCGAGTTGGCACGTCGATCGCAACAGTTTGTCGACGTGGTCCTCGTAAAGCGTCCCGAGCAGGCCGAGGCGGCTTTCTCGTCGAGCGCGTTTTACGAGACACTCGTTTGCGTTGAAAAGATTTCGTGTGCGGCACGCGTTGCCGCGAAGGGTAAAAAGTCATGTCCGCAAAGCAGATCGTTTACAGCCGAAGCGCTCGTGCAGCCGTGCTTCGTGGCGTCAATACGCTCGCCGATGCCGTCAAAGTCACGCTCGGTCCGAAGGGACGCAATGTCGTCATCGAGAAGAGCTGGGGTTCGCCCGTCGTGACCAAAGACGGCGTCACCGTCGCCAAGGAAATCGAGCTGCACTCGAAGCTCGAAAACATGGGAGCTCAAATGGTCCGCGAAGTCGCCTCGAAGACGAGCGACAAGGCGGGCGACGGCACGACCACGGCCACCGTGCTCGCGCAAGCCATCTACAACGAAGGTCTGCGCTTGGTCGAAGCTGGGCACAACCCGATGGACATCAAGCGCGGCATCGATGCTGCCGTCGCCGCGCTGCTCGAGGACCTGAAGAAACAATCCGTGCCGACCAAGGACAAGGCCCAGATCGCGCAGGTCGCGACGATCAGCGCCAACGGCGACACGGACATCGGCAACATCCTCGCCGACGCCATGGAGAAGGTCGGCAAGGAAGGCGTCATCACGGTCGAAGAGAACAAGCGCATGACGACCGAGCTCGAGACGGTCGAGGGCATGCAGTTCGATCGTGGCTACCTCTCGCCGTACTTCGTCACCGATCCGGAGAAGATGAAGACGGTGCTCAACGACCCGCTCATCCTCGTGAACGAGAAGAAGATTTCGGCGATGGCCGATCTGCTTCCGCTGCTCGAGCAGGTCGTGAAGCAAGGCCGCGAGATTCTCATCATCGCCGAAGACATCGAAGGCGAAGCGCTCGCAACGCTCGTCGTCAACAAGCTTCGAGGCGCGCTGAAGGTTGCTGCCGTCAAGGCACCTGGCTTCGGTGATCGTCGCAAGGAAATGCTCAAGGACATCGCGATCCTGACGGGCGCGACGCCGTTCATGGAGGACCTTGGC
It encodes:
- the groES gene encoding co-chaperone GroES, with translation MKIRPLHDRIVVKRLESENRTKGGIIIPDSAKEKPIEGRVVAVGNGKLLKDGKLRPLDVAVGDVVLFGKYAGNEVKLDGEAFVLLREDDLLAVTEPAKPAS
- the groL gene encoding chaperonin GroEL (60 kDa chaperone family; promotes refolding of misfolded polypeptides especially under stressful conditions; forms two stacked rings of heptamers to form a barrel-shaped 14mer; ends can be capped by GroES; misfolded proteins enter the barrel where they are refolded when GroES binds), with the protein product MSAKQIVYSRSARAAVLRGVNTLADAVKVTLGPKGRNVVIEKSWGSPVVTKDGVTVAKEIELHSKLENMGAQMVREVASKTSDKAGDGTTTATVLAQAIYNEGLRLVEAGHNPMDIKRGIDAAVAALLEDLKKQSVPTKDKAQIAQVATISANGDTDIGNILADAMEKVGKEGVITVEENKRMTTELETVEGMQFDRGYLSPYFVTDPEKMKTVLNDPLILVNEKKISAMADLLPLLEQVVKQGREILIIAEDIEGEALATLVVNKLRGALKVAAVKAPGFGDRRKEMLKDIAILTGATPFMEDLGQKLDSATIRDLGTARRVEIDKDNCVIVDGAGDKTAIKGRVESIRKQIGETTSDYDREKLQERLAKLAGGVAVVRVGAATEVEMKEKKARVEDALHATRAAVEEGIVVGGGVAMLRASKALDSLKFGDERDVGVRIVRKACEAPLRNIAMNAGVDGTVVVEKVRAGQGTFGYNAATDTYEDLFAAGVIDPAKVVHHALANASSVAALMLTTEALIAEKPKKEEAAPKGGGGGMGGMGGMGGMGGMGDFDMG